Proteins found in one Corynebacterium sanguinis genomic segment:
- the aceA gene encoding isocitrate lyase, which produces MTTNTGKARTAAEIQKDWDENPRWAGVQRDYTAEQVEKLQGTVVEEHTLAKRGAEILWEGVNQGDGKYIHALGALTGNQAVQQVRGGLKAIYLSGWQVAGDANLSGHTYPDQSLYPANSVPNVVRRVNNAMLRADEIARVEGDDSVDNWVVPVVADGEAGFGGALNVYELQKAMIAAGAAGTHWEDQLASEKKCGHLGGKVLIPTQQHIRTLTSARLAADVANTPTVVIARTDAEAATLITSDVDERDQQFLTGEKSAEGYYYVKNGIEPCIARAKSYAPYADLIWMETGTPDLELAKKFSEAVKAEFPDQLLAYNCSPSFNWSAHLSPEEIAKFQKELGAMGFAFQFITLAGFHSLNYGMFDLAHGYAREGMTAFVDLQNREFKAAEERGFTAVKHQREVGAGYFDSIATTVDPNTSTAALKGSTEESQF; this is translated from the coding sequence ATGACCACCAACACCGGCAAGGCACGTACCGCAGCAGAGATCCAGAAGGACTGGGACGAGAACCCCCGTTGGGCCGGCGTCCAGCGCGACTACACCGCCGAGCAGGTTGAGAAGCTGCAGGGCACCGTCGTCGAGGAGCACACGCTGGCAAAGCGCGGCGCTGAGATCCTCTGGGAGGGTGTCAACCAGGGCGATGGCAAGTACATCCACGCTCTCGGCGCTCTGACCGGTAACCAGGCTGTGCAGCAGGTCCGCGGTGGCCTCAAGGCCATCTACCTTTCCGGCTGGCAGGTCGCAGGTGACGCCAACCTCTCCGGCCACACCTACCCGGACCAGTCCCTGTACCCGGCCAACTCCGTTCCGAACGTCGTTCGCCGCGTTAACAACGCAATGCTGCGCGCCGACGAGATCGCCCGCGTCGAGGGCGACGACTCCGTCGACAACTGGGTTGTCCCGGTCGTCGCCGACGGCGAGGCCGGCTTCGGTGGCGCTCTGAACGTTTACGAGCTGCAGAAGGCCATGATCGCAGCGGGTGCCGCTGGTACCCACTGGGAGGACCAGCTCGCTTCCGAGAAGAAGTGCGGCCACCTCGGTGGCAAGGTTCTCATCCCGACGCAGCAGCACATCCGCACCTTGACCTCCGCTCGCCTGGCTGCCGACGTTGCCAACACCCCGACGGTTGTCATCGCCCGTACCGACGCTGAGGCCGCAACCCTGATCACCTCCGACGTTGACGAGCGTGACCAGCAGTTCCTGACCGGTGAGAAGTCCGCTGAGGGTTACTACTACGTCAAGAACGGCATCGAGCCCTGCATCGCCCGTGCGAAGAGCTACGCTCCCTACGCTGACCTGATTTGGATGGAAACCGGCACCCCGGATCTCGAGCTGGCCAAGAAGTTCTCCGAGGCTGTCAAGGCCGAGTTCCCGGATCAGCTGCTCGCCTACAACTGCTCCCCGTCCTTCAACTGGTCCGCGCACCTCTCCCCGGAGGAGATCGCGAAGTTCCAGAAGGAGCTCGGCGCCATGGGCTTCGCCTTCCAGTTCATCACCCTGGCTGGCTTCCACTCCCTCAACTACGGCATGTTCGACCTGGCTCACGGCTACGCACGCGAGGGCATGACCGCCTTCGTCGACCTGCAGAACCGCGAGTTCAAGGCTGCCGAGGAGCGCGGCTTCACCGCCGTCAAGCACCAGCGCGAGGTTGGCGCTGGCTACTTCGACTCCATCGCCACCACGGTCGACCCGAACACCTCCACCGCAGCCCTGAAGGGCTCCACCGAGGAGTCTCAGTTCTAG